One Cicer arietinum cultivar CDC Frontier isolate Library 1 chromosome 8, Cicar.CDCFrontier_v2.0, whole genome shotgun sequence DNA segment encodes these proteins:
- the LOC101508100 gene encoding protein SPA1-RELATED 2 isoform X2 — MDEELVHAATPLETVEDSQRQNKEDDQYSSKIESRRILKSQQVFIPVNQDYSQTQPREYDDIIHGKSVVEALSEAATSQPPYAMVEELTVKSYNGSTFDIGTSNNQVQMYNQQKHWQNLYQLANNNSGNGNSVSDIGLVNSGQGTSSAREDIGSAGFPELLARKSHSDGQSNVVEHLPAAESKEGTGDFHRGMRTKMISKSGFAEYFIKNTLKNKGVVHKGPSSDGFYVQSRQQNQTKAGSDAERNQIKTGIGADQNQMKTSIGTDQKHTKTGIGAQSNSNISVNYGSKTATFPFHSDAAVPRSNMTECNGVTLREWLKSGQRRAGKVESLNIFRKIVDLVDDSHSRGIALHNLCPSYFKLLLSNQVMYIGLPTQKQMAGSVVNPEVLHLDNSFIRKRMSEEVTSSSIDMGSKKQKFNENVRVTGSDLCLETANHHGVQIPTIGSLDYQNEYEEDIQFSEYDIGRMSGIPSVSNTGQLPSTSLCERLENKWYASPEGGCTTSSNIYCLGVLLFELLGHFDSERGHIAAMSDLHHRILPPVFLSENPKEAGFCLWLLHPEPSSRPTTREMLQSEVINGLQELCSEELSSCIDQEDAESELLLHFLVSLEDQKQGDASKLAEQVECLEADIEEAKRRHGLRKSLVTSGLQNEIMPLKKELLSVGMLPTLSPISNTNELRLMRNIGHLESAYFSMRSKVQLSEIDATDHPDKDILRTRENWNVTQKGEEQHKSKDALGTFFDGLCKYARYSRLEVRGILRNADFNNPANVICSLSFDRDEDYFASAGISKKIKIFEFSSLCNDSVDIHYPVVEMSNRSKLSCVCWNNYIKNYLASTDYDGVVKLWDASTGQEFSQYSEHEKRAWSVDFSPLCPTKFASGSDDCTVKLWSISEKNCLGTIRNVANVCCVQFSAHSSHLLAFGSANYSTYCYDLRNLRSPWCVLVGHRKAVSYVKFLDSETLVSASTDNTLKIWDLNKTSPVGASTSARSLTLSGHTNEKNFVGLSVADGYIACGSETNEVYTYYKSLPMPITSHKYGSIDPISGKETDDDHGQFVSSVCWRGKSDMLLAANSSGCIKVLQMV, encoded by the exons ATGGATGAAGAATTGGTTCATGCGGCAACTCCATTAGAGACTGTTGAGGATTCACAGCGCCAGAACAAAGAGGATGATCAATATTCATCGAAAATCGAAAGCCGAAGAATCCTTAAGTCTCAACAAGTCTTTATACCTGTTAATCAGGACTACTCCCAAACACAACCAAGGGAATATGATGATATTATACATGGTAAAAGTGTAGTTGAGGCTTTAAGCGAGGCAGCTACATCACAACCTCCTTATGCAATGGTTGAAGAACTAACAGTAAAAAGTTACAATGGTTCGACCTTCGATATCGGTACATCAAACAACCAAGTGCAAATGTATAATCAACAGAAACATTGGCAGAATCTTTATCAGCTTGCTAATAATAATTCAGGAAATGGAAATTCGGTAAGCGATATTGGGCTGGTAAATAGTGGCCAGGGTACATCTAGTGCTCGGGAGGATATTGGATCTGCAGGCTTTCCCGAGCTGTTAGCTAGAAAATCACACAGTGATGGTCAGAGCAACGTCGTTGAACACTTGCCCGCTGCTGAAAGTAAAGAGGGTACAGGTGATTTTCATCGAGGAATGCGGACAAAAATGATATCCAAATCGGGATTTGCtgagtattttattaaaaatacattGAAGAATAAGGGTGTTGTACATAAAGGTCCATCTTCTGATGGCTTCTATGTTCAGTCTAGACAGCAAAATCAGACAAAGGCTGGCAGTGATGCTGAGCGGAATCAGATTAAAACTGGCATTGGCGCAGATCAGAATCAGATGAAGACCAGCATTGGGACAGACCAGAAACATACGAAGACTGGTATCGGTGCTCAGTCAAACTCCAATATATCAGTTAACTACGGTTCCAAAACTGCAACGTTTCCCTTTCATAGTGATGCTGCTGTTCCTAGATCTAATATGACTGAATGTAACGGTGTAACATTGAGAGAATGGTTAAAATCTGGGCAGCGCAGAGCAGGCAAAGTGgaaagtttaaatatatttaggaAGATTGTGGATTTGGTGGACGACTCTCACTCTCGGGGAATTGCATTGCATAACCTGTGTCCATCTTACTTTAAACTGTTACTATCAAATCAGGTCATGTATATTGGGTTACCAACTCAAAAACAGATGGCAGGCAGTGTTGTGAATCCTGAAGTTCTTCATTTGGATAATTCATTTATTAGAAAAAGGATGTCTGAGGAAGTTACATCATCTTCTATTGATATGGGGTCCAAGAAACAGAAATTTAATGAGAATGTGAGGGTTACTGGGAGTGACTTGTGTCTTGAGACTGCTAATCATCATGGAGTTCAAATTCCTACAATTGGTTCCCTAGATTATCAAAATGAATATGAGGAAGATATCCAATTTTCTGAGTATGATATTGGGAGAATGTCTGGCATCCCTAGTGTATCTAATACAGGTCAATTGCCATCGACTTCTTTATGTGAAAGATTGGAAAATAAGTGGTATGCAAGTCCTGAGGGAGGTTGCACAACATCATCAAATATCTACTGCCTTGGTGTCCTCCTTTTTGAG TTACTAGGCCATTTTGACTCTGAAAGAGGGCATATTGCAGCAATGTCTGATCTTCATCATAGGATTCTTCCTCCAGTTTTCCTATCAGAAAATCCTAAGGAAGCTGGCTTTTGTCTTTGGCTGCTGCATCCTGAACCATCATCACGTCCAACAACAAG GGAAATGCTACAATCTGAAGTAATTAATGGATTACAAGAGTTGTGTAGTGAGGAATTGTCGTCATGTATAGATCAAGAAGATGCAGAATCGGAATTGTTATTGCATTTCCTCGTCTCGTTAGAAGACCAGAAGCAGGGCGATGCCTCCAAATTGGCTGAACAGGTAGAGTGCTTGGAAGCAGATATAGAAGAGGCCAAAAGGCGGCATGGCTTAAGAAAATCTTTGGTTACCTCTGGCTTGCAGAACGAGATTATGCCTCTTAAAAAGGAACTTTTGAGTGTAGGAATGCTGCCCACATTATCCCCAATCTCTAATACAAATGAACTAAGATTGATGAGAAATATAGGCCATCTTGAAAGTGCTTACTTTTCCATGAGATCCAAAGTTCAGCTTTCTGAAATTGATGCCACAGATCACCCTGACAAAGATATACTAAGAACTCGTGAGAACTGGAATGTGACCCAAAAAGGCGAGGAACAACATAAAAGTAAAGATGCTTTAGGAACCTTCTTTGATGGTTTGTGCAAGTATGCACGTTATAGCAGGCTTGAAGTGCGGGGTATACTAAGAAATGCAGATTTTAACAATCCTGCAAATGTGATATGCTCTCTGAGCTTTGATCGGGATGAAGATTACTTTGCTTCTGCTGGGAtatctaagaaaataaaaatatttgagtttAGTTCACTTTGCAATGACTCTGTTGATATCCATTATCCTGTTGTTGAGATGTCAAACAGATCAAAGCTCAGTTGTGTTTGCTGGAATAACTATATTAAGAATTATCTTGCCTCTACAGACTACGATGGTGTAGTGAAG TTATGGGATGCTAGTACAGGTCAAGAATTTTCTCAATACAGTGAACATGAAAAGAGGGCTTGGTCTGTTGACTTCTCTCCGCTATGCCCTACAAAATTTGCCAGTGGAAGTGATGATTGTACTGTCAAGTTGTGGAGCATCAGTGAG AAAAACTGTTTAGGCACAATCAGGAATGTTGCTAATGTCTGCTGTGTTCAATTTTCTGCTCATTCCTCTCATTTGCTGGCCTTTGGATCTGCAAATTACTCAACTTATTGTTATGATCTTCGCAATCTTAGAAGTCCCTGGTGTGTATTGGTTGGCCATCGTAAAGCTGTAAGCTATGTCAAATTCTTAGACTCTGAAACACTTGTTTCTGCTTCTACTGATAATACATTAAAGATCTGGGATCTCAATAAAACCTCTCCGGTTGGTGCATCTACTAGTGCTCGCAGCCTAACCCTGTCTGGACATACTAATGAAAAG AATTTTGTGGGTTTGTCTGTTGCTGATGGATATATTGCATGTGGTTCAGAAACAAATGAg GTTTACACGTACTATAAATCGCTTCCCATGCCAATTACTTCACACAAGTATGGGTCTATTGATCCCATCTCCGGTAAGGAGACTGATGATGACCACGGTCagtttgtttcaagtgtgtgtTGGAGAGGGAAATCAGACATGCTTCTTGCGGCCAATTCAAGTGGATGTATCAAAGTGTTACAGATGGTTTAA
- the LOC101508100 gene encoding protein SPA1-RELATED 2 isoform X1, giving the protein MDEELVHAATPLETVEDSQRQNKEDDQYSSKIESRRILKSQQVFIPVNQDYSQTQPREYDDIIHGKSVVEALSEAATSQPPYAMVEELTVKSYNGSTFDIGTSNNQVQMYNQQKHWQNLYQLANNNSGNGNSVSDIGLVNSGQGTSSAREDIGSAGFPELLARKSHSDGQSNVVEHLPAAESKEGTGDFHRGMRTKMISKSGFAEYFIKNTLKNKGVVHKGPSSDGFYVQSRQQNQTKAGSDAERNQIKTGIGADQNQMKTSIGTDQKHTKTGIGAQSNSNISVNYGSKTATFPFHSDAAVPRSNMTECNGVTLREWLKSGQRRAGKVESLNIFRKIVDLVDDSHSRGIALHNLCPSYFKLLLSNQVMYIGLPTQKQMAGSVVNPEVLHLDNSFIRKRMSEEVTSSSIDMGSKKQKFNENVRVTGSDLCLETANHHGVQIPTIGSLDYQNEYEEDIQFSEYDIGRMSGIPSVSNTGQLPSTSLCERLENKWYASPEGGCTTSSNIYCLGVLLFELLGHFDSERGHIAAMSDLHHRILPPVFLSENPKEAGFCLWLLHPEPSSRPTTREMLQSEVINGLQELCSEELSSCIDQEDAESELLLHFLVSLEDQKQGDASKLAEQVECLEADIEEAKRRHGLRKSLVTSGLQNEIMPLKKELLSVGMLPTLSPISNTNELRLMRNIGHLESAYFSMRSKVQLSEIDATDHPDKDILRTRENWNVTQKGEEQHKSKDALGTFFDGLCKYARYSRLEVRGILRNADFNNPANVICSLSFDRDEDYFASAGISKKIKIFEFSSLCNDSVDIHYPVVEMSNRSKLSCVCWNNYIKNYLASTDYDGVVKLWDASTGQEFSQYSEHEKRAWSVDFSPLCPTKFASGSDDCTVKLWSISEKNCLGTIRNVANVCCVQFSAHSSHLLAFGSANYSTYCYDLRNLRSPWCVLVGHRKAVSYVKFLDSETLVSASTDNTLKIWDLNKTSPVGASTSARSLTLSGHTNEKNFVGLSVADGYIACGSETNEVYTYYKSIGIISIFSYRFTRTINRFPCQLLHTSMGLLIPSPVRRLMMTTVSLFQVCVGEGNQTCFLRPIQVDVSKCYRWFKECFPLVMALLKLCPCHSGQYHQLSED; this is encoded by the exons ATGGATGAAGAATTGGTTCATGCGGCAACTCCATTAGAGACTGTTGAGGATTCACAGCGCCAGAACAAAGAGGATGATCAATATTCATCGAAAATCGAAAGCCGAAGAATCCTTAAGTCTCAACAAGTCTTTATACCTGTTAATCAGGACTACTCCCAAACACAACCAAGGGAATATGATGATATTATACATGGTAAAAGTGTAGTTGAGGCTTTAAGCGAGGCAGCTACATCACAACCTCCTTATGCAATGGTTGAAGAACTAACAGTAAAAAGTTACAATGGTTCGACCTTCGATATCGGTACATCAAACAACCAAGTGCAAATGTATAATCAACAGAAACATTGGCAGAATCTTTATCAGCTTGCTAATAATAATTCAGGAAATGGAAATTCGGTAAGCGATATTGGGCTGGTAAATAGTGGCCAGGGTACATCTAGTGCTCGGGAGGATATTGGATCTGCAGGCTTTCCCGAGCTGTTAGCTAGAAAATCACACAGTGATGGTCAGAGCAACGTCGTTGAACACTTGCCCGCTGCTGAAAGTAAAGAGGGTACAGGTGATTTTCATCGAGGAATGCGGACAAAAATGATATCCAAATCGGGATTTGCtgagtattttattaaaaatacattGAAGAATAAGGGTGTTGTACATAAAGGTCCATCTTCTGATGGCTTCTATGTTCAGTCTAGACAGCAAAATCAGACAAAGGCTGGCAGTGATGCTGAGCGGAATCAGATTAAAACTGGCATTGGCGCAGATCAGAATCAGATGAAGACCAGCATTGGGACAGACCAGAAACATACGAAGACTGGTATCGGTGCTCAGTCAAACTCCAATATATCAGTTAACTACGGTTCCAAAACTGCAACGTTTCCCTTTCATAGTGATGCTGCTGTTCCTAGATCTAATATGACTGAATGTAACGGTGTAACATTGAGAGAATGGTTAAAATCTGGGCAGCGCAGAGCAGGCAAAGTGgaaagtttaaatatatttaggaAGATTGTGGATTTGGTGGACGACTCTCACTCTCGGGGAATTGCATTGCATAACCTGTGTCCATCTTACTTTAAACTGTTACTATCAAATCAGGTCATGTATATTGGGTTACCAACTCAAAAACAGATGGCAGGCAGTGTTGTGAATCCTGAAGTTCTTCATTTGGATAATTCATTTATTAGAAAAAGGATGTCTGAGGAAGTTACATCATCTTCTATTGATATGGGGTCCAAGAAACAGAAATTTAATGAGAATGTGAGGGTTACTGGGAGTGACTTGTGTCTTGAGACTGCTAATCATCATGGAGTTCAAATTCCTACAATTGGTTCCCTAGATTATCAAAATGAATATGAGGAAGATATCCAATTTTCTGAGTATGATATTGGGAGAATGTCTGGCATCCCTAGTGTATCTAATACAGGTCAATTGCCATCGACTTCTTTATGTGAAAGATTGGAAAATAAGTGGTATGCAAGTCCTGAGGGAGGTTGCACAACATCATCAAATATCTACTGCCTTGGTGTCCTCCTTTTTGAG TTACTAGGCCATTTTGACTCTGAAAGAGGGCATATTGCAGCAATGTCTGATCTTCATCATAGGATTCTTCCTCCAGTTTTCCTATCAGAAAATCCTAAGGAAGCTGGCTTTTGTCTTTGGCTGCTGCATCCTGAACCATCATCACGTCCAACAACAAG GGAAATGCTACAATCTGAAGTAATTAATGGATTACAAGAGTTGTGTAGTGAGGAATTGTCGTCATGTATAGATCAAGAAGATGCAGAATCGGAATTGTTATTGCATTTCCTCGTCTCGTTAGAAGACCAGAAGCAGGGCGATGCCTCCAAATTGGCTGAACAGGTAGAGTGCTTGGAAGCAGATATAGAAGAGGCCAAAAGGCGGCATGGCTTAAGAAAATCTTTGGTTACCTCTGGCTTGCAGAACGAGATTATGCCTCTTAAAAAGGAACTTTTGAGTGTAGGAATGCTGCCCACATTATCCCCAATCTCTAATACAAATGAACTAAGATTGATGAGAAATATAGGCCATCTTGAAAGTGCTTACTTTTCCATGAGATCCAAAGTTCAGCTTTCTGAAATTGATGCCACAGATCACCCTGACAAAGATATACTAAGAACTCGTGAGAACTGGAATGTGACCCAAAAAGGCGAGGAACAACATAAAAGTAAAGATGCTTTAGGAACCTTCTTTGATGGTTTGTGCAAGTATGCACGTTATAGCAGGCTTGAAGTGCGGGGTATACTAAGAAATGCAGATTTTAACAATCCTGCAAATGTGATATGCTCTCTGAGCTTTGATCGGGATGAAGATTACTTTGCTTCTGCTGGGAtatctaagaaaataaaaatatttgagtttAGTTCACTTTGCAATGACTCTGTTGATATCCATTATCCTGTTGTTGAGATGTCAAACAGATCAAAGCTCAGTTGTGTTTGCTGGAATAACTATATTAAGAATTATCTTGCCTCTACAGACTACGATGGTGTAGTGAAG TTATGGGATGCTAGTACAGGTCAAGAATTTTCTCAATACAGTGAACATGAAAAGAGGGCTTGGTCTGTTGACTTCTCTCCGCTATGCCCTACAAAATTTGCCAGTGGAAGTGATGATTGTACTGTCAAGTTGTGGAGCATCAGTGAG AAAAACTGTTTAGGCACAATCAGGAATGTTGCTAATGTCTGCTGTGTTCAATTTTCTGCTCATTCCTCTCATTTGCTGGCCTTTGGATCTGCAAATTACTCAACTTATTGTTATGATCTTCGCAATCTTAGAAGTCCCTGGTGTGTATTGGTTGGCCATCGTAAAGCTGTAAGCTATGTCAAATTCTTAGACTCTGAAACACTTGTTTCTGCTTCTACTGATAATACATTAAAGATCTGGGATCTCAATAAAACCTCTCCGGTTGGTGCATCTACTAGTGCTCGCAGCCTAACCCTGTCTGGACATACTAATGAAAAG AATTTTGTGGGTTTGTCTGTTGCTGATGGATATATTGCATGTGGTTCAGAAACAAATGAg GTTTACACGTACTATAAATCCATTGGCATCATATCTATATTTTCTTACAGGTTTACACGTACTATAAATCGCTTCCCATGCCAATTACTTCACACAAGTATGGGTCTATTGATCCCATCTCCGGTAAGGAGACTGATGATGACCACGGTCagtttgtttcaagtgtgtgtTGGAGAGGGAAATCAGACATGCTTCTTGCGGCCAATTCAAGTGGATGTATCAAAGTGTTACAGATGGTTTAAAGAATGTTTTCCCTTGGTGATGGCCCTCCTAAAGCTTTGCCCTTGCCACTCAGGCCAATACCATCAACTTTCCGAGGATTGA
- the LOC101508100 gene encoding protein SPA1-RELATED 2 isoform X3: MDEELVHAATPLETVEDSQRQNKEDDQYSSKIESRRILKSQQVFIPVNQDYSQTQPREYDDIIHGKSVVEALSEAATSQPPYAMVEELTVKSYNGSTFDIGTSNNQVQMYNQQKHWQNLYQLANNNSGNGNSVSDIGLVNSGQGTSSAREDIGSAGFPELLARKSHSDGQSNVVEHLPAAESKEGTGDFHRGMRTKMISKSGFAEYFIKNTLKNKGVVHKGPSSDGFYVQSRQQNQTKAGSDAERNQIKTGIGADQNQMKTSIGTDQKHTKTGIGAQSNSNISVNYGSKTATFPFHSDAAVPRSNMTECNGVTLREWLKSGQRRAGKVESLNIFRKIVDLVDDSHSRGIALHNLCPSYFKLLLSNQVMYIGLPTQKQMAGSVVNPEVLHLDNSFIRKRMSEEVTSSSIDMGSKKQKFNENVRVTGSDLCLETANHHGVQIPTIGSLDYQNEYEEDIQFSEYDIGRMSGIPSVSNTGQLPSTSLCERLENKWYASPEGGCTTSSNIYCLGVLLFELLGHFDSERGHIAAMSDLHHRILPPVFLSENPKEAGFCLWLLHPEPSSRPTTREMLQSEVINGLQELCSEELSSCIDQEDAESELLLHFLVSLEDQKQGDASKLAEQVECLEADIEEAKRRHGLRKSLVTSGLQNEIMPLKKELLSVGMLPTLSPISNTNELRLMRNIGHLESAYFSMRSKVQLSEIDATDHPDKDILRTRENWNVTQKGEEQHKSKDALGTFFDGLCKYARYSRLEVRGILRNADFNNPANVICSLSFDRDEDYFASAGISKKIKIFEFSSLCNDSVDIHYPVVEMSNRSKLSCVCWNNYIKNYLASTDYDGVVKLWDASTGQEFSQYSEHEKRAWSVDFSPLCPTKFASGSDDCTVKLWSISEVNPLPFTNAHMHAMCRFRSTENQ; this comes from the exons ATGGATGAAGAATTGGTTCATGCGGCAACTCCATTAGAGACTGTTGAGGATTCACAGCGCCAGAACAAAGAGGATGATCAATATTCATCGAAAATCGAAAGCCGAAGAATCCTTAAGTCTCAACAAGTCTTTATACCTGTTAATCAGGACTACTCCCAAACACAACCAAGGGAATATGATGATATTATACATGGTAAAAGTGTAGTTGAGGCTTTAAGCGAGGCAGCTACATCACAACCTCCTTATGCAATGGTTGAAGAACTAACAGTAAAAAGTTACAATGGTTCGACCTTCGATATCGGTACATCAAACAACCAAGTGCAAATGTATAATCAACAGAAACATTGGCAGAATCTTTATCAGCTTGCTAATAATAATTCAGGAAATGGAAATTCGGTAAGCGATATTGGGCTGGTAAATAGTGGCCAGGGTACATCTAGTGCTCGGGAGGATATTGGATCTGCAGGCTTTCCCGAGCTGTTAGCTAGAAAATCACACAGTGATGGTCAGAGCAACGTCGTTGAACACTTGCCCGCTGCTGAAAGTAAAGAGGGTACAGGTGATTTTCATCGAGGAATGCGGACAAAAATGATATCCAAATCGGGATTTGCtgagtattttattaaaaatacattGAAGAATAAGGGTGTTGTACATAAAGGTCCATCTTCTGATGGCTTCTATGTTCAGTCTAGACAGCAAAATCAGACAAAGGCTGGCAGTGATGCTGAGCGGAATCAGATTAAAACTGGCATTGGCGCAGATCAGAATCAGATGAAGACCAGCATTGGGACAGACCAGAAACATACGAAGACTGGTATCGGTGCTCAGTCAAACTCCAATATATCAGTTAACTACGGTTCCAAAACTGCAACGTTTCCCTTTCATAGTGATGCTGCTGTTCCTAGATCTAATATGACTGAATGTAACGGTGTAACATTGAGAGAATGGTTAAAATCTGGGCAGCGCAGAGCAGGCAAAGTGgaaagtttaaatatatttaggaAGATTGTGGATTTGGTGGACGACTCTCACTCTCGGGGAATTGCATTGCATAACCTGTGTCCATCTTACTTTAAACTGTTACTATCAAATCAGGTCATGTATATTGGGTTACCAACTCAAAAACAGATGGCAGGCAGTGTTGTGAATCCTGAAGTTCTTCATTTGGATAATTCATTTATTAGAAAAAGGATGTCTGAGGAAGTTACATCATCTTCTATTGATATGGGGTCCAAGAAACAGAAATTTAATGAGAATGTGAGGGTTACTGGGAGTGACTTGTGTCTTGAGACTGCTAATCATCATGGAGTTCAAATTCCTACAATTGGTTCCCTAGATTATCAAAATGAATATGAGGAAGATATCCAATTTTCTGAGTATGATATTGGGAGAATGTCTGGCATCCCTAGTGTATCTAATACAGGTCAATTGCCATCGACTTCTTTATGTGAAAGATTGGAAAATAAGTGGTATGCAAGTCCTGAGGGAGGTTGCACAACATCATCAAATATCTACTGCCTTGGTGTCCTCCTTTTTGAG TTACTAGGCCATTTTGACTCTGAAAGAGGGCATATTGCAGCAATGTCTGATCTTCATCATAGGATTCTTCCTCCAGTTTTCCTATCAGAAAATCCTAAGGAAGCTGGCTTTTGTCTTTGGCTGCTGCATCCTGAACCATCATCACGTCCAACAACAAG GGAAATGCTACAATCTGAAGTAATTAATGGATTACAAGAGTTGTGTAGTGAGGAATTGTCGTCATGTATAGATCAAGAAGATGCAGAATCGGAATTGTTATTGCATTTCCTCGTCTCGTTAGAAGACCAGAAGCAGGGCGATGCCTCCAAATTGGCTGAACAGGTAGAGTGCTTGGAAGCAGATATAGAAGAGGCCAAAAGGCGGCATGGCTTAAGAAAATCTTTGGTTACCTCTGGCTTGCAGAACGAGATTATGCCTCTTAAAAAGGAACTTTTGAGTGTAGGAATGCTGCCCACATTATCCCCAATCTCTAATACAAATGAACTAAGATTGATGAGAAATATAGGCCATCTTGAAAGTGCTTACTTTTCCATGAGATCCAAAGTTCAGCTTTCTGAAATTGATGCCACAGATCACCCTGACAAAGATATACTAAGAACTCGTGAGAACTGGAATGTGACCCAAAAAGGCGAGGAACAACATAAAAGTAAAGATGCTTTAGGAACCTTCTTTGATGGTTTGTGCAAGTATGCACGTTATAGCAGGCTTGAAGTGCGGGGTATACTAAGAAATGCAGATTTTAACAATCCTGCAAATGTGATATGCTCTCTGAGCTTTGATCGGGATGAAGATTACTTTGCTTCTGCTGGGAtatctaagaaaataaaaatatttgagtttAGTTCACTTTGCAATGACTCTGTTGATATCCATTATCCTGTTGTTGAGATGTCAAACAGATCAAAGCTCAGTTGTGTTTGCTGGAATAACTATATTAAGAATTATCTTGCCTCTACAGACTACGATGGTGTAGTGAAG TTATGGGATGCTAGTACAGGTCAAGAATTTTCTCAATACAGTGAACATGAAAAGAGGGCTTGGTCTGTTGACTTCTCTCCGCTATGCCCTACAAAATTTGCCAGTGGAAGTGATGATTGTACTGTCAAGTTGTGGAGCATCAGTGAGGTAAACCCTCTCCCGTTCACTAATGCACACATGCATGCAATGTGCAGATTTCGCTCGACAGAAAATCAGTAA